The Phyllostomus discolor isolate MPI-MPIP mPhyDis1 chromosome 4, mPhyDis1.pri.v3, whole genome shotgun sequence genome window below encodes:
- the ARG1 gene encoding arginase-1, producing the protein MCLLSSRAAESGDCLGELGCSDKKHQSMSSKSKSIGIVGAPFSKGQPRGGVEEGPKVLRKAGLLEKLKEQECDVKDYGDLPFADVPNDSPFQIVKNPRSVGKANEQLAGVVAEVKKNGRISVVLGGDHSLAIGSISGHAKVHPDLCVIWVDAHTDINTPQTTTSGNLHGQPVSFLLKELKGKIPDVPGLSWVTPCISAKDIVYIGLRDVDPGEHYLLKTLGIKYFSMTEVDKLGISKVMEETLSYLLGRKKRPIHLSFDVDGLDPSVTPATGTPVPGGLTYREGLYITEEIYKTGLLSGLDIMEVNPSLGKTPEEVTQTVNTAVAVTLACFGTAREGSHKPIDYLNPPK; encoded by the exons ATGTGCCTTCTGTCATCGAGGGCTGCAGAGAGCGGTGACTGTCTTGGAGAACTCGGGTGCAGCGACAAGAAACACCAGAGCATGAGTTCTAAGTCAAAATCCATAGGGATCGTCGGAGCTCCTTTCTCAAAGGGACAG CCACGAGGAGGAGTGGAAGAAGGCCCTAAGGTATTGAGAAAAGCTGGCCTACTTGAGAAACTTAAAGaacaag aatgtGATGTAAAAGATTATGGGGACCTGCCCTTTGCTGATGTCCCTAATGACAGTCCATTTCAAATTGTGAAGAACCCAAGGTCGGTGGGGAAAGCGAACGAGCAGCTGGCTGGCGTGGTGGCGGAGGTCAAGAAGAATGGAAGGATCAGcgtggtgctgggtggagaccACAG CTTGGCGATTGGAAGCATCTCTGGCCATGCCAAGGTCCACCCGGATCTCTGTGTCATCTGGGTGGATGCTCACACCGACATCAACACTCCACAGACAACCACAAGTGGGAACTTGCATGGACAACCTGTGTCTTTTCTCCTGAAGGAACTAAAGGGAAAG ATCCCTGATGTACCAGGATTATCCTGGGTGACACCCTGCATATCTGCCAAAGATATTGTGTATATCGGCCTGAGAGATGTGGACCCAGGGGAACA CTACCTTTTGAAAACTCTGGGCATTAAATACTTCTCCATGACTGAAGTAGACAAACTGGGAATTAGCAAGGTGATGGAAGAAACACTCAGCTACTTACTAGGAAG aaagaaaaggccaatTCACCTGAGCTTTGACGTGGACGGACTGGACCCATCTGTCACACCAGCCACTGGCACACCAGTCCCCGGAGGGCTCACCTACAGAGAAGGTCTCTACATTACAGAAGAAATTTACAAAACAG GACTGCTGTCGGGATTAGATATAATGGAAGTGAACCCATCTCTGGGGAAGACACCGGAAGAAGTAACTCAGACAGTCAACACAGCGGTAGCAGTAACCTTGGCTTGTTTCGGCACTGCTCGGGAGGGCAGTCATAAGCCTATTGACTACCTTAACCCACCTAAGTAA